Proteins encoded by one window of Pseudomonas sp. LS44:
- a CDS encoding Lrp/AsnC ligand binding domain-containing protein, which translates to MRTQHQSRRELDKIDRNILRILQDDGRLSFTELGERVGLSTTPCTERVRRLEREGIIMGYNARLNPQHLKASLLVFVEISLDYKSGDTFEEFRRAVLKLPHVLECHLVSGDFDYLVKARINEMASYRKLLGDILLKLPHVRESKSYIVMEEVKESLTLPVPE; encoded by the coding sequence ATGAGAACCCAGCATCAGAGCCGCCGCGAGCTGGACAAGATCGACCGGAATATTTTACGCATCCTCCAGGATGACGGCCGCCTGTCCTTCACCGAGCTGGGCGAGCGCGTCGGCCTGTCGACCACGCCGTGCACCGAGCGGGTCCGCCGCCTGGAACGCGAAGGCATCATCATGGGCTACAACGCGCGGCTCAATCCGCAGCACCTCAAGGCCAGCCTGCTGGTGTTCGTCGAGATCAGCCTGGACTACAAGTCCGGCGACACCTTCGAGGAATTCCGCCGCGCCGTGCTCAAGCTGCCGCATGTACTGGAATGCCACCTGGTGTCCGGCGATTTCGACTACCTGGTGAAAGCGCGCATCAACGAGATGGCCAGCTACCGCAAGCTGCTCGGCGACATCCTCCTCAAGCTGCCGCACGTGCGCGAGTCGAAGAGCTACATCGTCATGGAAGAAGTGAAGGAATCGCTGACCCTGCCGGTGCCGGAGTAA
- a CDS encoding YkgJ family cysteine cluster protein codes for MSCTSRKIDHLRRQIPRFDCVPGCHDCCGPVTASSEELARLPVKGDAEREAALAEWNCVHLGPQGCQVYDQRPLICRLFGTTPSLPCPNGRGPETPTEARVERQVHRLIASTRQVLV; via the coding sequence ATGAGCTGCACCAGCCGCAAGATCGATCACCTGCGCCGGCAGATTCCGCGCTTCGACTGCGTGCCCGGCTGCCACGATTGCTGTGGCCCGGTGACTGCCTCGTCGGAGGAGCTGGCGCGCCTGCCGGTCAAGGGCGATGCCGAGCGTGAGGCGGCGCTGGCCGAGTGGAACTGCGTGCACCTCGGCCCGCAGGGCTGCCAGGTATACGACCAGCGCCCGCTGATCTGCCGGCTGTTCGGCACCACGCCGAGCCTGCCCTGCCCGAATGGCCGCGGCCCGGAAACGCCGACCGAGGCGCGGGTCGAGCGGCAGGTGCATCGGCTGATCGCCAGCACGCGGCAGGTGTTGGTCTAG
- a CDS encoding FAD-binding oxidoreductase, which translates to MNARVHQPVHSSQHAPSYYAASANRQLAYPPLTGEQVADVCIVGGGYSGLNTAIELAERGFSVVLLEARKIAWGASGRNGGQLIRGVGHGLEQFSGVIGSDGVQELKRLGLEAVEIVRRRIEHFAIDCDLTWGYCDLANKPRDLEGFLEDREELRELGYRHELRVLQAGDMHQVVGSDRYVGGLIDMGSGHLHPLNLALGEAAAAHSLGVRLFEQSAVTRIDYGNEVRVHSAQGLVRAKHLVLACNAYLNDLNPELGGKVLPAGSYIIATEPLSAAQARTLIPQNMALCDQRVALDYYRLSADRRLLFGGACHYSGRDPADIAAYMRPKMLEVFPQLANIRIDYQWGGMIGIGANRLPQIGRLHSQPNVFYAQAYAGHGLNATHLAGRLLAEAIAGQESRGFDLFAKVPHMTFPGGKLLRSPLLALGMLWYRLKDALGNANPL; encoded by the coding sequence ATGAACGCCCGCGTTCACCAGCCCGTGCACAGCAGCCAACACGCCCCGTCCTATTACGCCGCCAGCGCCAACCGGCAACTCGCTTACCCACCGCTGACCGGTGAGCAGGTAGCCGATGTGTGCATCGTCGGCGGCGGTTATTCCGGACTGAACACCGCCATCGAACTGGCCGAGCGAGGTTTTTCGGTGGTCCTGTTGGAGGCTCGCAAAATCGCCTGGGGCGCCAGTGGGCGCAACGGCGGCCAGTTGATCCGCGGCGTCGGTCACGGGCTCGAGCAGTTCAGCGGGGTGATCGGCAGCGACGGCGTGCAGGAGCTCAAGCGTCTCGGCCTGGAAGCGGTGGAGATCGTCCGCCGGCGCATCGAGCACTTCGCCATCGACTGCGACCTGACCTGGGGCTATTGCGACCTGGCCAACAAGCCGCGCGACCTGGAAGGCTTTCTCGAGGACCGCGAGGAACTCCGCGAACTCGGCTACCGCCACGAGCTGCGCGTGCTGCAGGCCGGCGACATGCATCAGGTGGTTGGCTCCGACCGCTACGTCGGCGGCCTGATCGACATGGGCTCCGGGCACCTGCACCCGCTCAATCTGGCCCTCGGCGAAGCGGCTGCCGCGCACTCGCTGGGCGTGCGGTTATTCGAGCAATCGGCGGTGACGCGCATCGATTACGGCAATGAAGTGCGCGTGCACAGCGCCCAGGGCCTGGTCCGCGCCAAGCATCTGGTGCTCGCCTGCAATGCCTATCTCAACGATCTGAACCCGGAGTTGGGCGGCAAGGTGCTGCCGGCCGGTAGCTACATCATCGCCACCGAACCGCTCAGCGCGGCCCAGGCGCGCACCCTGATCCCGCAGAACATGGCGCTCTGCGACCAGCGCGTGGCCCTCGACTACTACCGGCTTTCGGCCGACCGGCGTCTGCTGTTCGGCGGCGCTTGCCACTATTCCGGGCGCGATCCAGCGGACATCGCCGCCTATATGCGACCGAAAATGCTCGAGGTGTTCCCGCAGCTGGCCAACATCCGGATCGACTATCAATGGGGCGGGATGATCGGCATCGGCGCCAACCGCCTGCCGCAAATCGGCCGCCTGCACAGTCAGCCCAACGTGTTCTACGCGCAGGCCTATGCCGGCCATGGCTTGAACGCCACCCACCTGGCCGGACGACTGCTCGCCGAAGCCATCGCCGGCCAGGAAAGCCGCGGTTTTGACCTGTTCGCCAAGGTGCCGCACATGACCTTCCCGGGCGGCAAGCTGTTGCGCTCGCCACTGCTGGCCCTGGGCATGCTCTGGTATCGCTTGAAGGATGCGCTGGGCAACGCCAATCCGTTGTAA
- a CDS encoding MFS transporter, whose amino-acid sequence MRWGTYFAVCASVISIGLALGVTMPLVSLRLEGWGYDNFAIGVMAATPAVGVLLGALVTGRLAARIGTTALMQLCLLASALSVVLLALVQSYPIWLVLRLLIGVALTVVFILGESWINQLAVEKWRGRLVALYGTGYALSQLSGPLLLSALGTAGNQAFWTGTGLLIGGSLVLLGRRGAPQVDAQSASGRGLRAFCRNMPAVAWAVALFAAFEAMMLTLLPIYGLRQGFTQEVALLMASVVVIGDAALQLPIGWLADRMSRSSLFRGCGLALLVSSLAIPLSLHTPLMWPVLVLFGASAGGLFTLALILIGERFRDDQLVRANAHVAQLWGIGCLIGPLATGVLSQWVSGHALPWLMAAGAAGFVWLVWRQDDAAMAAPAETLGD is encoded by the coding sequence ATGCGTTGGGGAACCTATTTCGCCGTTTGCGCTTCGGTGATCAGCATCGGCCTGGCCCTCGGGGTGACTATGCCGTTGGTGTCGCTGCGTCTGGAGGGCTGGGGCTACGACAACTTCGCCATTGGGGTGATGGCGGCCACACCGGCGGTTGGCGTGTTGCTCGGCGCCCTGGTCACCGGCCGGCTGGCCGCGCGGATCGGCACCACGGCGCTGATGCAGCTATGCCTGCTGGCCAGCGCGCTGTCGGTGGTGTTGCTGGCGCTGGTGCAGAGTTACCCGATCTGGCTGGTGCTGCGTCTGCTGATCGGCGTGGCGCTGACCGTGGTATTCATCCTCGGCGAGAGCTGGATCAACCAACTGGCCGTGGAGAAATGGCGCGGCCGTTTGGTAGCCCTGTATGGCACCGGCTATGCGCTGAGCCAGCTGTCCGGGCCGTTGCTCCTGAGTGCGCTGGGCACCGCCGGCAATCAGGCGTTCTGGACCGGCACCGGGCTGCTGATCGGTGGCTCGCTGGTGCTGCTGGGCCGGCGTGGCGCGCCGCAGGTGGACGCGCAGAGCGCCTCGGGGCGCGGCTTGCGGGCGTTCTGCCGGAACATGCCGGCGGTCGCCTGGGCGGTGGCACTGTTCGCTGCCTTCGAGGCGATGATGCTGACCCTGCTGCCGATCTACGGCCTGCGTCAGGGCTTCACCCAGGAAGTCGCCTTGCTGATGGCCAGCGTGGTGGTGATCGGCGATGCGGCGCTGCAACTGCCAATCGGCTGGCTGGCCGACCGGATGTCGCGGAGTAGCTTGTTCCGTGGCTGCGGCCTGGCGTTGCTGGTCTCCAGCCTGGCGATTCCGTTGAGCCTGCATACGCCGCTGATGTGGCCGGTGCTGGTGCTGTTCGGCGCGAGTGCCGGCGGCTTGTTCACCCTGGCGCTGATCCTCATCGGCGAGCGTTTTCGCGATGATCAACTGGTGCGCGCCAATGCCCACGTCGCGCAGCTATGGGGGATCGGTTGCCTGATTGGGCCGCTGGCGACCGGCGTGCTCAGCCAGTGGGTCAGCGGCCACGCGCTGCCCTGGCTGATGGCGGCGGGCGCGGCGGGATTCGTCTGGCTGGTCTGGCGGCAGGACGATGCGGCCATGGCGGCGCCGGCCGAGACGCTCGGCGACTAG
- a CDS encoding aldehyde dehydrogenase, with product MTSLTRADWEQRAEALKIEGRAYIQGEYTAAASGATFDCISPVDGRMLGQIASCDSADAERAVSAARAAFDSGVWSRLAPVKRKKVMLRFADLLLANAQELALLETLDMGKPINDALHIDVNSAANSLRWSGEAIDKIYDEVAATPHDELGLVTREAIGVVAAIVPWNFPLVMSCWKLGPALACGNSVILKPSEKSPLTAIRIAQLATEAGLPKGVFNVLPGYGHTVGKALALHMDVDCLVFTGSTKIAKQLMIYAGESNMKRVWLEAGGKSPNIVFADAPDLKAAAEAAAGAIAFNQGEVCTAGSRLLVERSIKEQFLPMVIEALKGWKPGNPLDPQTNVGALVDTQQMNTVLAYIESGHSDGATLVVGGKRTLEETGGVYVEPTIFDGVSNAMKIAREEIFGPVLSVITFEDAEEAVRIANDTPYGLAAAVWTSNISKAHLTAKALRAGSVWVNQYDGGDMTAPFGGFKQSGNGRDKSLHAFDKYTELKATWIKL from the coding sequence ATGACCAGTTTGACCCGTGCCGATTGGGAGCAGCGCGCCGAGGCGCTGAAGATCGAGGGCCGCGCCTACATCCAAGGTGAATACACAGCTGCTGCCTCTGGGGCGACGTTCGATTGCATCAGTCCGGTTGATGGCCGGATGCTGGGTCAAATAGCCAGTTGCGACAGCGCCGACGCCGAGCGCGCGGTCAGCGCCGCGCGGGCGGCCTTCGATTCCGGTGTCTGGTCGCGGTTGGCGCCGGTCAAGCGCAAGAAGGTGATGCTGCGCTTCGCCGACCTGCTGCTGGCCAATGCCCAAGAGCTGGCCTTGCTGGAAACCCTCGACATGGGTAAGCCGATCAACGACGCCCTGCATATCGACGTCAACAGTGCCGCCAACTCGCTGCGCTGGAGTGGCGAGGCGATCGACAAGATCTACGACGAGGTGGCTGCTACCCCGCACGACGAGCTGGGTCTGGTGACCCGCGAGGCGATCGGCGTGGTCGCCGCCATCGTGCCGTGGAATTTCCCGCTGGTGATGAGCTGCTGGAAGCTCGGCCCGGCGCTGGCCTGCGGTAACTCGGTGATCCTCAAACCATCGGAAAAATCACCGCTGACCGCCATCCGCATCGCCCAGCTGGCCACCGAAGCCGGCCTTCCCAAGGGCGTATTCAACGTCCTGCCGGGCTATGGGCACACTGTCGGCAAGGCGCTGGCGCTGCATATGGACGTCGACTGCCTGGTGTTCACCGGCTCGACCAAGATTGCCAAGCAGCTGATGATCTATGCCGGCGAATCGAACATGAAGCGCGTCTGGCTGGAAGCCGGCGGCAAGAGCCCGAATATCGTGTTTGCCGACGCGCCGGACTTGAAAGCCGCCGCCGAGGCTGCGGCCGGCGCCATCGCCTTCAACCAGGGCGAAGTCTGCACCGCCGGTTCGCGGCTGCTGGTTGAGCGCTCGATTAAGGAGCAGTTCCTGCCCATGGTCATTGAGGCGCTGAAAGGCTGGAAACCGGGCAACCCGCTGGACCCGCAAACCAATGTCGGTGCGCTGGTCGACACCCAGCAGATGAACACCGTGCTGGCCTATATCGAATCGGGGCATAGCGATGGCGCCACGCTGGTGGTCGGCGGCAAGCGCACTCTGGAGGAAACCGGCGGCGTCTATGTCGAGCCGACCATCTTCGACGGGGTGAGCAATGCGATGAAGATCGCCCGCGAGGAAATTTTCGGCCCGGTGCTGTCGGTGATCACTTTCGAGGACGCCGAGGAAGCCGTGCGCATCGCCAACGACACGCCCTATGGCCTGGCTGCGGCGGTGTGGACCAGCAATATCTCCAAGGCCCACTTGACCGCCAAGGCGCTGCGCGCCGGTAGCGTGTGGGTCAACCAATACGACGGTGGTGACATGACCGCGCCGTTCGGTGGCTTCAAGCAGTCCGGCAACGGCCGTGACAAGTCGCTGCATGCGTTCGACAAGTACACCGAACTGAAGGCCACCTGGATCAAGTTGTGA
- a CDS encoding cupin domain-containing protein: MNIQHIVDFASATTATEHYQPAAEKILAGDPQQSVRNHYSSPCGQFSSGIWEGAVGQWTVNYSEHEYCEILSGVSVLRDSAGNAKTLQTGDRFVIPAGFSGTWEVLEACRKVYVIFEQNPA; encoded by the coding sequence ATGAACATTCAGCACATCGTTGATTTCGCCAGCGCCACAACCGCCACCGAGCACTATCAGCCGGCCGCCGAAAAGATCCTCGCCGGCGATCCGCAGCAAAGCGTGCGCAACCACTACAGCAGCCCGTGCGGGCAGTTCAGCTCGGGCATCTGGGAGGGCGCGGTCGGCCAATGGACGGTGAATTACAGCGAGCACGAATACTGCGAGATTCTCAGCGGCGTATCGGTGCTGCGCGACAGCGCCGGCAACGCCAAGACCTTGCAGACCGGCGACCGCTTCGTCATCCCCGCCGGCTTCAGCGGCACCTGGGAAGTGCTCGAAGCCTGTCGCAAGGTCTATGTAATTTTCGAGCAAAACCCCGCTTGA
- the rpmG gene encoding 50S ribosomal protein L33 has product MRELIRLVSSAGTGHFYTTDKNKRTTPDKIEIKKFDPTIRKHVMYKEAKIK; this is encoded by the coding sequence ATGCGCGAACTGATCCGTTTGGTGTCCAGTGCCGGTACCGGCCACTTCTACACCACCGACAAGAACAAACGTACTACTCCGGACAAGATCGAGATCAAGAAATTTGATCCGACCATCCGTAAGCACGTGATGTACAAGGAAGCCAAGATCAAGTAA
- the rpmB gene encoding 50S ribosomal protein L28, with product MSRVCQVTGKGPVTGNNVSHANNKTRRRFLPNLQHHRFWVESENRFVRLRLTAKGMRIIDKRGIDVVLAELRARGEKV from the coding sequence ATGTCGAGAGTCTGTCAAGTTACCGGTAAGGGTCCGGTAACCGGGAATAACGTTTCCCATGCGAACAACAAAACCCGTCGTCGTTTCCTGCCGAACCTGCAGCATCACCGCTTTTGGGTCGAGTCCGAGAACCGCTTCGTCCGTCTGCGCCTGACCGCCAAGGGCATGCGCATCATCGACAAGCGTGGTATTGATGTCGTGCTGGCTGAGCTGCGCGCTCGCGGCGAAAAGGTTTAA
- a CDS encoding ABC transporter substrate-binding protein, with product MRLAALPLLFAPLLAQAATTLSVCTEASPEGFDVVQYNSLTTTNASADVLMNRLVDFDAGSGELRPSLAQSWEVSPDGLRYSFKLRPGVKFQRTAWFSPNRDLNADDVLFSFQRMLEPSHAWYKTAPSGYPHAQSMQLPALIKQIEAPDPLTVRFTLTHPDATFLATLSMGFASIYSAEYADQLLKASTPEKLNSQPVGTGPFILKRFQKDALVRYSANSDYFAGKPAVDALVFAITPDANVRLQKLRRGECHIALSPKPLDARAAASDPSLQVLDTPAFMTAFVALNSQHAPLDNPEVRQAINLAFDKTSYLKALFEDSASPASGPYPPNTWSYASELPGYTHDPQQARALLAKAGLADGFKTTLWTRPSSSLLNPNPSLGAQLLQADLAEVGIQAEIRVVEWGELIRRAKAGEHDLLFMGWAGDNGDPDNFLTPQFSCAAVQAGTNFARYCDPALDRLIDAGKRSTDQAERSRLYKEAQAIIQQQALWLPLAHPRAAVLARKEVSGYQVSPFGRQDFTNVSLQR from the coding sequence ATGCGTCTTGCAGCCTTGCCATTGTTGTTCGCCCCGCTGCTGGCCCAGGCCGCAACCACCCTCAGCGTTTGCACCGAAGCCAGTCCGGAAGGCTTCGATGTGGTGCAGTACAACTCGCTGACCACCACCAATGCCTCGGCTGACGTCTTGATGAATCGGCTGGTCGACTTCGATGCTGGCAGCGGCGAGCTGCGCCCGAGCCTGGCGCAAAGCTGGGAAGTCTCGCCCGACGGCCTGCGCTACAGCTTCAAACTGCGCCCCGGGGTGAAATTCCAGCGCACCGCGTGGTTCAGTCCCAACCGCGATCTGAATGCCGATGACGTACTGTTCAGTTTTCAACGCATGCTCGAGCCAAGCCACGCCTGGTACAAGACCGCGCCGAGCGGCTACCCACACGCCCAGTCGATGCAGTTGCCGGCGCTGATCAAGCAGATCGAGGCGCCCGACCCGCTAACCGTGCGCTTCACTCTGACGCATCCGGATGCGACCTTTCTCGCCACGCTGAGCATGGGCTTCGCCTCGATCTACTCCGCCGAATACGCCGACCAGCTGCTCAAGGCCAGCACACCGGAGAAGCTCAACAGCCAGCCAGTCGGCACCGGGCCGTTCATCCTCAAGCGCTTCCAGAAGGATGCGCTGGTGCGCTACAGCGCCAATTCCGATTACTTCGCCGGCAAACCGGCGGTCGATGCACTGGTGTTTGCCATCACCCCGGACGCCAACGTGCGCCTGCAGAAGCTGCGCCGCGGCGAGTGCCATATCGCCCTGTCGCCCAAGCCGCTGGACGCCCGCGCCGCCGCCAGCGATCCGAGCCTGCAGGTGCTCGACACACCGGCGTTCATGACCGCCTTCGTCGCCCTCAACAGCCAGCATGCGCCGCTGGACAACCCGGAAGTGCGCCAGGCGATCAACCTCGCCTTCGACAAGACCAGCTACCTCAAGGCGCTCTTCGAGGACAGCGCCAGCCCCGCCAGCGGCCCCTACCCGCCGAACACCTGGAGCTACGCCAGCGAATTGCCCGGCTACACCCATGACCCGCAGCAGGCCCGTGCGCTGCTGGCCAAGGCCGGGTTGGCCGATGGCTTCAAGACCACGCTGTGGACGCGGCCCTCGAGCAGCCTGCTGAATCCCAACCCCAGCCTCGGCGCGCAGTTGCTGCAGGCCGATCTGGCCGAAGTCGGCATCCAGGCGGAGATTCGCGTGGTCGAATGGGGCGAGTTGATCCGCCGCGCCAAAGCTGGCGAGCACGATCTGCTGTTCATGGGCTGGGCCGGCGACAATGGCGATCCGGACAACTTCCTCACCCCGCAGTTTTCCTGTGCTGCAGTGCAAGCGGGGACCAATTTCGCGCGTTATTGCGACCCCGCCCTGGATCGCCTGATCGATGCCGGCAAGCGCAGCACCGACCAGGCGGAACGCAGCCGCTTATATAAGGAGGCGCAGGCGATCATCCAGCAGCAGGCGCTGTGGCTGCCACTGGCTCACCCACGCGCAGCGGTGCTGGCGCGCAAGGAAGTCAGCGGCTATCAGGTCAGCCCTTTCGGTCGCCAGGACTTCACCAACGTCAGCTTGCAACGCTGA
- the radC gene encoding DNA repair protein RadC: protein MSIRDWPAAERPREKLLQHGAGTLSDAELLAIFLRTGVTGKSAVDLARHLLNDFGSLRALLEADLASFSQHLGLGPAKFAQLQAVLEMARRHLAERLRRDSALESPQAVRDYLKAQLRHEAHEVFGCLFLDSKHRVLAFEALFRGTVDGASVYPRQVVKRALAHNAAAVILTHNHPSGVAEPSQADRVLTQRLKEALGYVDVRVLDHFIVGDGEPLSMAELGWL from the coding sequence ATGAGCATTCGTGATTGGCCTGCGGCGGAACGCCCGCGGGAGAAGCTTTTGCAGCACGGCGCGGGCACCTTGAGCGACGCCGAATTGCTGGCGATTTTCCTGCGCACGGGAGTCACCGGCAAGAGTGCGGTGGATCTGGCGCGTCACCTGCTGAACGATTTCGGCAGCTTACGGGCCTTGCTCGAGGCGGATTTAGCCTCGTTCAGCCAGCATCTGGGGCTCGGTCCCGCCAAGTTCGCCCAGTTGCAGGCAGTGCTGGAAATGGCCCGCCGTCATCTCGCCGAGCGCTTGCGCCGCGACTCGGCGCTGGAAAGTCCGCAGGCGGTGCGCGATTACCTGAAAGCCCAGCTGCGCCACGAAGCGCATGAAGTGTTCGGCTGCCTGTTTCTCGACAGCAAGCATCGCGTGTTGGCCTTCGAGGCGTTGTTTCGCGGCACGGTCGACGGCGCCAGCGTGTATCCGCGTCAGGTGGTCAAGCGCGCTCTGGCGCACAACGCGGCGGCGGTGATTCTTACCCATAACCATCCTTCGGGAGTCGCCGAGCCGAGTCAGGCGGATCGCGTGCTGACTCAGCGGCTGAAAGAGGCGTTGGGTTACGTCGATGTGCGGGTACTCGACCACTTTATCGTCGGCGACGGCGAGCCGTTGTCGATGGCTGAGCTGGGTTGGTTGTAG
- the coaBC gene encoding bifunctional phosphopantothenoylcysteine decarboxylase/phosphopantothenate--cysteine ligase CoaBC, with amino-acid sequence MQRLYRKRIVLGVGGGIAAYKSAELVRRLRDQGAEVRVVMTRGGREFITPLTLQALSGHPVHLELLDPEAEAGMGHIELARWADLVLIAPATAELLARLAQGNADDLLTTLVLATDATVALAPAMNQAMWRDPATQANLELLASRGLRVFGPASGSQACGDVGLGRMLEADDLAQLAADCFQRQALDGKHVLITAGPTQENIDPVRYITNHSSGKMGFALAEAAAEAGARVTLVSGPVYLPTPDRVNRIDVVSARDMLAACEAAMPCDLLIAAAAVADYRPEVVAQHKLKKDPSTGDGLFLQMVRNPDILATLAGRDDRPFSVGFAAETENLLDYASRKLRDKNLDLIVANDVANPTIGFNSEENAITIIDREQRQTSFAQTSKGKIARQLIAFIADRLNQA; translated from the coding sequence ATGCAGCGGCTGTATCGGAAACGCATCGTCCTGGGCGTGGGTGGCGGTATCGCTGCCTACAAGAGTGCCGAGTTGGTCCGCCGTCTGCGCGATCAAGGCGCCGAAGTTCGTGTGGTCATGACCCGCGGCGGTCGTGAATTCATCACCCCGCTGACCCTACAGGCGCTGTCCGGCCATCCCGTGCACCTCGAGCTGCTCGATCCCGAGGCCGAGGCCGGCATGGGTCACATCGAGTTGGCGCGCTGGGCCGATCTGGTCCTGATCGCTCCGGCCACGGCTGAACTGCTGGCGCGTCTGGCACAGGGCAACGCCGACGATCTGCTGACCACCCTGGTGCTGGCCACCGACGCCACCGTGGCCCTCGCCCCAGCGATGAATCAGGCGATGTGGCGCGACCCGGCGACCCAGGCCAACCTCGAGCTGCTCGCCAGCCGCGGTCTGCGCGTGTTCGGCCCAGCCTCCGGCAGCCAGGCCTGCGGCGACGTCGGCCTCGGTCGCATGCTCGAAGCCGACGACCTGGCCCAGCTCGCCGCCGACTGCTTCCAGCGCCAGGCGCTGGACGGCAAGCACGTACTGATCACTGCCGGGCCGACCCAGGAAAACATCGACCCGGTGCGCTATATCACCAACCACAGCTCCGGCAAGATGGGTTTTGCCCTCGCCGAAGCCGCCGCCGAAGCTGGTGCGCGAGTGACCCTGGTGAGTGGCCCGGTGTATTTGCCGACACCCGACCGGGTCAACCGGATCGACGTGGTCAGCGCCCGCGACATGCTCGCCGCCTGCGAAGCCGCGATGCCCTGCGACCTACTGATCGCTGCCGCCGCGGTAGCCGACTACCGTCCGGAAGTGGTCGCCCAACACAAATTGAAGAAAGACCCGAGCACCGGCGACGGCCTGTTCCTGCAGATGGTGCGCAACCCGGACATCCTCGCCACCCTCGCCGGTCGCGACGACCGTCCGTTCAGCGTGGGTTTCGCCGCCGAAACCGAAAATCTGCTCGACTACGCCTCGCGCAAGCTGCGTGACAAAAACCTCGACCTGATCGTCGCTAACGATGTGGCCAACCCCACCATCGGCTTCAACAGCGAAGAGAACGCCATCACCATCATTGATCGCGAACAGCGGCAGACTAGCTTCGCCCAGACCAGCAAGGGCAAGATCGCCCGCCAGCTGATCGCCTTCATCGCCGACCGCCTCAACCAGGCCTGA
- the dut gene encoding dUTP diphosphatase: MHSLQAKILDARLGRDFPLPQYATPGSAGLDLRAMLQEDTTLEPGQTLLIPTGLSIYIADPGLAALVLPRSGLGHKHGIVLGNLVGLIDSDYQGELMVSCWNRGQSTFQIAVGERIAQLILVPVVQAHFELVDEFDESQRGAGGFGHSGSH; encoded by the coding sequence ATGCACTCACTGCAAGCCAAGATTCTCGACGCGCGCCTCGGCCGCGATTTCCCGCTGCCGCAATACGCCACTCCGGGCTCCGCCGGCCTCGACCTGCGCGCCATGCTCCAGGAAGACACCACCCTTGAGCCGGGCCAGACCCTGCTGATTCCGACCGGCCTGTCGATCTACATCGCCGATCCAGGCCTGGCGGCACTGGTCCTGCCGCGCTCTGGCCTCGGCCACAAGCACGGCATCGTGCTCGGCAACCTGGTCGGCCTGATCGACTCCGATTACCAGGGCGAGCTGATGGTGTCCTGCTGGAACCGCGGACAGAGCACGTTCCAGATCGCCGTCGGCGAGCGGATCGCCCAGCTGATCCTGGTCCCGGTGGTGCAGGCCCATTTCGAACTGGTCGACGAGTTCGACGAAAGCCAGCGCGGCGCTGGCGGTTTCGGTCACTCCGGCAGCCATTGA